In Vanessa atalanta chromosome 29, ilVanAtal1.2, whole genome shotgun sequence, a genomic segment contains:
- the LOC125074943 gene encoding acetyl-CoA carboxylase 1-like yields the protein MDCSSASCPLLYLLFTIEYRGPARAQDIVPWRASRRLLHWRLRRLLRQNAQERRVQAAAGPEPLDQRAAAATLRRWFTEDRGETQSHQWEHDNEAVCRWLEAQADDHDSVLERNLRAIKQDAVVQTVNRLVMELTPSQRTEFVRKLTTLGMEPDFSN from the exons ATGGAC TGCTCTTCAGCTTCCTGCCCACTACTATATCTTCTGTTTACAATAGAGTACAGGGGGCCCGCTCGCGCACAGGACATCGTCCCATGGCGCGCGTCGCGGCGCCTGCTGCACTGGCGCCTGCGCCGCCTGCTGCGCCAGAACGCGCAGGAGCGGCGCGTGCAGGCGGCGGCGGGGCCCGAGCCGCTGGAccagcgcgccgccgccgccacgCTGCGCCGCTGGTTCACGGAGGACCGCGGCGAGACGCAGTCGCACCAGTGGGAGCACGACAACGAGGCCGTCTGCCGCTGGCTCGAGGCGCAGGCCGACGACCACGACTCGGTGCTCGAGCGCAACCTGCGCGCCATCAAGCAGGACGCCGTCGTGCAGACCGTCAACCGCCTCGTCATG GAGCTGACGCCGTCTCAGCGCACGGAGTTCGTGAGAAAACTCACGACCCTCGGGATGGAACCGGACTTCAGCAACTGA